From Apium graveolens cultivar Ventura chromosome 9, ASM990537v1, whole genome shotgun sequence, the proteins below share one genomic window:
- the LOC141684708 gene encoding uncharacterized protein LOC141684708: MGSADHLRLLDTVSQDRYNQNTSTNLGEILKFTEDHPTNNLTIGSVLNLNKRSSPGIRSGRTLLDIIQADSTGDTRKTWKNFRDKLRLKRANATWSSAMQRANNQMMMLSTRVPTSDPDIESPSASRRSSSLRLQTSLSSLSNEEFEEEEREAEGEQGPVRMSLMSLLAETDREMGIDSAYAVDDDEIIEEENVESGDNYDCCVCMERHKGSAFIPCGHTFCRLCSRELFVQRGNCPICNGFIAEILDIF, translated from the coding sequence ATGGGCAGTGCAGACCACCTCCGGTTGCTGGACACTGTGTCACAAGATAGATACAACCAAAATACATCAACCAATCTGGGCGAAATACTTAAATTCACAGAAGATCATCCTACAAACAATTTAACCATAGGCAGTGTTCTTAATCTCAATAAAAGATCATCACCGGGGATTAGATCAGGCCGTACACTTCTGGATATAATACAAGCAGATTCCACCGGAGATACTAGGAAAACTTGGAAAAATTTCCGTGACAAGCTCCGTCTCAAACGCGCAAATGCAACGTGGAGTTCCGCAATGCAACGAGCAAATAATCAAATGATGATGCTGTCTACCCGCGTTCCCAcgtcagaccctgatattgaatCTCCGTCGGCGAGTAGGAGATCATCATCACTACGCTTGCAAACTAGTCTGAGTTCATTGTCAAACGAGGAATTTGAGGAAGAGGAGAGGGAGGCCGAGGGAGAACAAGGGCCTGTTAGGATGTCGTTGATGTCGTTGTTAGCCGAGACGGATAGAGAAATGGGAATTGATTCAGCATATGCAGTGGACGATGATGAGATTattgaagaagaaaatgttgagAGTGGTGATAATTATGATTGTTGTGTTTGTATGGAGAGGCATAAAGGATCAGCTTTTATACCTTGTGGACATACATTTTGTAGGCTATGTTCAAGGGAGCTCTTTGTTCAAAGAGGAAATTGTCCCATTTGCAATGGTTTCATTGCGGAGATTCTTGATATTTTCTGA
- the LOC141685479 gene encoding uncharacterized protein LOC141685479 has translation MDMLEERKVIINLICPYVSLSKVVQFMALEDERIDLGSISRIFGLDPLTIKINGHFISRGLDFIASSVTWKSLISFFSARGLSTGISATEPLRVDGKLCKVGTKRVHDAGGAENITYGINEQGNKWPLDKDLNFFKKSKLIGAGAYMKKEHNLDSGQRNSQMCKFNPEIYASSEYAVEDKSNSQCDESGLKRKNQLDVLPPQKKMKMHLTNSGICHSHAAVISKM, from the exons ATGGATATGTTAGAAGAAAGAAAAGTGATAATCAATTTGATATGCCCATATGTTTCTTTATCAAAAGTTGTTCAATTTATGGCTTTGGAAGATGAAAGAATTGATCTGGGCTCAATTTCAAGAATATTTGGGCTTGACCCACTAACAATCAAGATAAATGGTCACTTCATTAGTAGAGGCCTTGATTTTATAGCTTCTTCTGTTACTTGGAAGTCTCTGATCTCTTTCTTCTCTGCTCGTGGTCTTTCAACTGGAATCTCTGCCACTGAGCCACTCAGGGTTGATGGGAAGCTCTGCAAAGTTGGCACCAAAA GAGTCCATGATGCAGGAGGTGCGGAGAACATAACTTACGGCATAAATGAACAGGGAAACAAATGGCCTCTGGACAAAGATCTTAACTTTTTCAAGAAGTCCAAGTTAATTGGTGCAG GTGCTTACATGAAGAAAGAGCACAATCTAGACAGCGGTCAAAGGAACTCACAAATGTGTAAATTTAACCCAGAGATCTATGCATCCTCAGAATATGCTGTTGAAGATAAAAGTAATAGTCAATGTGATGAAAGTGGCTTGAAGAGAAAGAACCAGCTGGATGTTCTCCCGCCGCAGAAGAAGATGAAAATGCATTTAACTAACTCAGGTATATGTCATTCCCATGCAGCTGTTATAAGTAAAATGTGA